A genomic region of Metopolophium dirhodum isolate CAU chromosome 1, ASM1992520v1, whole genome shotgun sequence contains the following coding sequences:
- the LOC132934363 gene encoding protein hold'em-like gives MSSQMLLHDDHDSLKYKYLLRIILICPRHMHINIEDIHSSGKEMSGKFCCLLAAVRCVKFTKLIKTKIGKKAFLKEIIVMDKTYPTLVVRIWDKELSERAAQWLPKKTILSFSNLFLKWNVFKRSMTAVVSNKTIITEDSITNEANDLKNYANTHLTGLSTKLNINIPDLSTITDIMTCKRVLVKSNEIRRQLTAILYAIVSKFNIDGLSPLVLTKWQVILLF, from the exons ATGTCATCTCAAATGTTGCTACATGATGATCATGATTCTTTGAAGTATAAATATCTTCTCAGAATTATTCTTATTTGTCCACGACACATGCATATTAATATTGAGGATATCCATTCTAGTGGAAAAGAGATGAGTGGGAAATTTTGTTGTTTGTTGGCTGCAGTAAGATGT gtaaagtttactaaattaataaaaactaaaattggcAAGAAAGCGTTCTtaaaagaaattattgtcaTGGACAAAACATACCCAACACTTGTAGTAAGAATTTGGGATAAGGAACTATCAGAAAGAGCTGCACAATGGTTACCAAAAAAAACaa tcTTGTCTTTCTCAAATTTATTCTTGAAATGGAATGTTTTTAAAAGAAGCATGACAGCTGTTGTTtccaataaaacaattattaccgAAGATTCAATTACAAATGAAgctaacgatttaaaaaattatgcaaatacACACTTGACTGGCCTGTCtactaaattaaacattaacatTCCCGATT TGTCAACTATAACGGACATTATGACTTGTAAACGAGTTTTAGTCAAGTCTAATGAAATTAGAAGACAACTTACAGCTATCTTATATGCAATTGTGagcaaatttaatattgatggaTTATCTCCATTGGTTTTAACTAAGTGgcaagtaattttattattctaa
- the LOC132936979 gene encoding surfeit locus protein 6 homolog, whose product MKGEKKPNDSVEKANEKPPKVNGTKMKTKLVFNRINFLGEQTEIAPHPTSTNAKVALDEIKTKQHMYNELEKSGEIDKAKELKERDAWNNVLAKAEGVKVKDNVELLKKTIAKKERQKKVSKTKWEERTNTLEKAKKEKQDKRTNNLLKKKQEKKEKTKKKAIKKGRFVPGIN is encoded by the coding sequence ATGAAGggtgaaaaaaaaccaaatgacaGTGTTGAAAAAGCAAATGAAAAGCCTCCTAAAGTAAATGGTACTAAAATGAAGACTAAATTAGTATTCAATCGGATAAATTTCTTAGGAGAACAAACTGAAATAGCTCCACATCCAACTAGTACAAATGCAAAGGTGGCTTTAGAcgaaattaaaacaaagcaaCATATGTATAATGAATTAGAAAAATCTGGTGAAATTGATAAAGCCAAAGAGTTGAAAGAACGCGATGCTTGGAATAACGTCTTGGCCAAAGCTGAAGGGGTAAAAGTTAAAGACAATGTGGAGTTATTAAAAAAGACCATTGCCAAAAAAGAAAGACAGAAAAAGGTTAGTAAAACAAAGTGGGAAGAAAGAACAAATACTCTGGAGAAGGCCAAGAAAGAAAAGCAAGATAAacgtacaaataatttattgaaaaagaaacaagaaaaaaaggaaaaaacaaaaaagaaagcTATAAAAAAAGGCCGGTTTGTGCCAggtataaattag